A window of Aliarcobacter trophiarum LMG 25534 contains these coding sequences:
- the purF gene encoding amidophosphoribosyltransferase, which translates to MCAIVGIYGNENAARLASIALFAMQHRGQEATGISSSCDGKIYTKKDRGLVSEVFNEEALTYLRGNMAIGHNRYATAGSDSVLDAQPVYAKYKLGQISIVHNGNLINKDEVRNDLIDKGAIFQTGMDTENLIHLIAKNTKDHLKDRIIEALNRTIGAYCFIVQSRSKQFVIRDRYGIRPLSLGKLKSGGYIVASETCAFDLVGAEFIRDIRPGEMLIFSEEDDIESVQLFEPEFRPCAFEYVYFARPDSVIDGKNVYTTRENMGKALAKNDANSKVKYDMVVPVPDSGVPAALGYAAASGVPFKYGIIRNHYIGRTFIEPTQEMRNLKVKMKLSPMSSIIAGKSLLVIDDSIVRGTTSKRIVKMLKEAGAKEVHFRVASPEIKFPCFYGIDTPTKEELISTQMTKDEVCKYIEADSLEYLSIEDLISAIGDDRHYALESFDGDYFVKA; encoded by the coding sequence ATGTGTGCAATAGTAGGAATTTATGGAAATGAAAATGCAGCAAGATTAGCTTCAATAGCTCTTTTTGCCATGCAACATAGAGGTCAAGAGGCAACTGGAATTTCATCATCATGTGATGGAAAAATATATACAAAAAAAGATAGAGGTTTGGTTTCTGAAGTGTTCAACGAAGAGGCTTTAACTTATTTAAGAGGAAATATGGCGATTGGTCATAATCGTTATGCAACAGCTGGAAGTGATTCAGTATTAGATGCTCAGCCTGTTTATGCAAAGTATAAATTAGGACAAATATCAATAGTTCATAATGGAAATCTAATAAATAAAGATGAAGTTAGAAATGATTTGATAGATAAAGGAGCTATTTTTCAAACTGGAATGGATACTGAGAATTTAATCCATCTAATAGCAAAAAATACAAAAGATCATTTAAAAGATAGAATAATAGAAGCATTAAATAGAACTATTGGAGCATACTGTTTTATTGTTCAAAGTAGAAGTAAGCAGTTTGTAATACGAGATAGATATGGGATTAGACCTCTGTCTTTAGGAAAATTAAAAAGTGGTGGATATATAGTTGCTAGTGAAACTTGTGCTTTTGATTTGGTTGGGGCTGAATTTATAAGAGATATAAGACCAGGTGAAATGCTAATTTTTAGTGAAGAAGATGATATTGAATCTGTTCAACTTTTTGAGCCTGAGTTTAGACCATGTGCATTTGAATATGTATATTTTGCAAGACCTGATAGTGTAATTGATGGTAAGAATGTATATACAACAAGAGAGAATATGGGAAAAGCTTTGGCAAAAAATGATGCAAATAGCAAAGTAAAATATGATATGGTTGTGCCAGTTCCTGATAGTGGAGTTCCAGCAGCTCTAGGATATGCAGCAGCTAGTGGAGTTCCTTTTAAGTATGGAATTATAAGAAATCACTATATTGGAAGAACATTTATAGAACCAACTCAAGAGATGCGGAACTTAAAAGTAAAGATGAAGCTAAGCCCTATGAGTTCAATAATTGCTGGAAAATCTTTGTTAGTAATTGATGACTCAATTGTAAGAGGAACAACTTCGAAAAGAATAGTAAAAATGCTAAAAGAAGCAGGAGCAAAAGAGGTTCACTTTAGAGTTGCGAGTCCAGAGATAAAATTTCCTTGTTTTTATGGAATTGATACCCCTACAAAAGAGGAATTAATATCAACTCAAATGACAAAAGATGAGGTTTGTAAATATATTGAAGCAGATAGTTTAGAGTATCTTTCAATAGAAGATTTAATAAGTGCAATAGGAGATGATAGACACTATGCACTTGAAAGTTTTGATGGAGACTATTTCGTAAAAGCATAA
- the trxB gene encoding thioredoxin-disulfide reductase, translating to MLDLAIIGGGPAGLTAGLYATRGGLSNVVMFEMGMPGGQITGSSEIENYPGQGEVMTGMDLMASWPEQCQKFGLKHEMAQVEKVTKSGDTFKILTSDKKEFEAKSVLMATGSVPRRAGFKGEDEFFGRGVSTCATCDGFFYRGKEVAVVGGGDSALEEAYYLSKMCKKVYLVHRRDTYRAAPSTIAHMKNADNIEEVTNVSVEEVFGDASGVLGLKVKCNKTGEIRDLPTPGVFVFVGRNVLNAPLKQEDGTFLCEMSPNGEVVVDLKMRTNIKGLYAAGDIRIDAAKQVVCAAGDGATAAVDIIEYLG from the coding sequence ATGTTGGATTTAGCAATTATTGGTGGAGGACCAGCAGGTTTAACAGCAGGTTTATATGCTACAAGAGGTGGCTTATCAAATGTTGTGATGTTTGAAATGGGAATGCCAGGGGGTCAAATTACTGGTTCTAGTGAGATTGAAAACTATCCAGGTCAAGGTGAAGTTATGACTGGTATGGATTTAATGGCATCATGGCCAGAACAGTGTCAAAAATTTGGTTTAAAACATGAAATGGCTCAAGTAGAAAAAGTGACTAAAAGTGGAGACACTTTTAAGATTTTAACAAGTGATAAAAAAGAGTTTGAAGCAAAATCAGTTTTAATGGCAACAGGTTCAGTTCCAAGAAGAGCTGGTTTTAAAGGTGAAGATGAGTTTTTTGGAAGAGGAGTTTCTACTTGTGCAACTTGTGATGGATTTTTTTATAGAGGAAAAGAAGTTGCAGTTGTTGGTGGAGGAGATTCAGCTTTAGAAGAAGCTTACTATTTATCAAAAATGTGTAAAAAAGTATATTTAGTGCATAGACGAGATACTTATAGAGCGGCACCTAGTACAATAGCTCATATGAAAAATGCTGATAATATAGAAGAAGTTACAAATGTATCTGTTGAAGAGGTATTTGGAGATGCTAGTGGAGTATTAGGACTTAAAGTAAAATGTAATAAAACAGGAGAAATAAGAGATTTACCAACTCCTGGTGTATTTGTTTTTGTTGGAAGAAATGTTTTAAATGCACCACTAAAACAAGAAGATGGAACTTTTTTATGTGAGATGAGCCCAAATGGGGAAGTTGTAGTTGATTTAAAAATGAGAACAAATATAAAAGGTCTTTATGCTGCTGGAGATATAAGAATTGATGCGGCAAAACAGGTTGTTTGTGCAGCTGGAGATGGAGCAACTGCAGCTGTTGATATAATTGAATATTTAGGATAA
- the dapB gene encoding 4-hydroxy-tetrahydrodipicolinate reductase, whose protein sequence is MIKIGILGSTGRVGSLLIDDLKNDSEAILSCVHVFDKIEKVLPDDTVVTNDINILFDESDVIIDFSSPVATEELLSAVVEGGKRKALVIATTGLSKHQQNLLLEASKLVPILYATNMSLGVAVLNKLVALASKTLRDFDIEIVEQHHRYKVDSPSGTALTLAEHAANARELDLDNVRISGRDGQIGARTKDEIAVMALRGGDIVGRHTVGLYNDGEFLELNHTATARNTFSKGALKVAKWLVKKDANLYSINDALGL, encoded by the coding sequence ATGATTAAAATAGGTATTTTAGGAAGTACGGGAAGAGTTGGTAGTCTATTAATAGATGATTTGAAAAATGATAGTGAAGCTATACTTTCATGTGTTCATGTCTTTGATAAAATTGAAAAAGTATTGCCAGATGATACAGTTGTAACAAATGATATTAATATTTTATTTGATGAGAGTGATGTAATTATTGATTTTTCAAGCCCAGTTGCAACAGAAGAGCTTTTGAGCGCAGTTGTAGAAGGTGGAAAAAGAAAAGCACTTGTAATTGCAACAACAGGACTTAGTAAACATCAGCAAAACCTACTTCTTGAAGCTAGTAAGCTAGTACCTATTTTATATGCTACGAATATGAGTTTAGGAGTTGCAGTTTTAAATAAACTTGTGGCTCTTGCTTCTAAAACATTAAGAGATTTTGATATTGAAATTGTTGAGCAACATCACAGATATAAGGTAGATTCACCTTCTGGAACGGCTTTAACTTTAGCTGAGCATGCAGCAAATGCAAGAGAGTTAGACCTTGATAACGTAAGAATATCAGGAAGAGATGGACAAATTGGAGCTAGAACTAAAGATGAAATAGCAGTTATGGCTTTAAGAGGTGGAGATATAGTTGGAAGACATACAGTTGGTTTATATAATGATGGAGAATTTTTAGAGCTAAATCATACAGCAACTGCTAGAAATACTTTTTCAAAAGGTGCTTTAAAAGTTGCAAAATGGCTTGTAAAAAAAGATGCAAATCTTTACTCAATTAATGATGCTTTAGGTCTATAA